From Coffea arabica cultivar ET-39 chromosome 10e, Coffea Arabica ET-39 HiFi, whole genome shotgun sequence, one genomic window encodes:
- the LOC113712693 gene encoding protein NRT1/ PTR FAMILY 5.10-like, whose product MSGSSVLEPQTPLLETENEAVHGYVDYKGSPGGWRSASFMLAGGSLERFAYYGVESNLISYLTGPIGESVATAAANVNTWIGVVSLVPVLGAYLADSFLGRHRSIIFTSLLYILGLGLLSLSAIIIPTSASSSTYQGMNKKSDPDTGNQVLFFVSLYLIALAQGYKPCVQAFGADQFIEKDQEKGKAKSSFFNWWICGICIGSIAAHLILHYIQDNINWAIGFGIPCLAMVLGLILFLLGNRTYFFAVKRGDEESYHGRINWGREEVDDALHNGPLASSSQGQCKEYLLLKTPQRSQGYRLLKDILPAADDFSTDNIGHSSKRKERKNVITLLPVWITCLTYTIAYAQASTIFLKQATTLDRSIGTNFNIPAATLKTFIPLTVMFCIPIYDKIFVPVARAITKYPTGITMLQRIGAGMGISVITLVVAALVEMKRLKTAEDYGLVDIPNATLPMSFWWLVPQYILFGFADVFIQVGMQEFFYDQVPIELRSVGLSFHFGALGIGNFLSSFLVSMIDKATSQSGRVSWFSDNLNHAHIDYFYWLLAGIGAVGLIIFVYISRFYSYVGQNDD is encoded by the exons ATGAGCGGAAGCAGTGTTCTGGAGCCCCAAACTCCACTTCTGGAGACTGAAAATGAAGCAGTCCATGGTTATGTTGACTACAAGGGCAGCCCAGGTGGATGGAGATCAGCATCTTTCATGCTAG CTGGAGGATCCCTGGAGAGATTTGCATATTATGGAGTAGAATCCAACCTCATTAGCTATCTCACCGGACCAATTGGAGAATCCGTGGCAACAGCGGCTGCAAATGTCAATACATGGATTGGTGTTGTTTCGCTTGTGCCAGTTTTAGGAGCATATTTGGCTGATTCTTTCCTCGGCCGCCATAGATCAATCATCTTTACTTCCCTTCTCTACATCTTG GGACTCGGTCTTTTGAGCCTGTCTGCAATAATTATTCCAACATCTGCCAGCAGCTCAACCTATCAGGGCATGAACAAGAAATCAGACCCGGATACTGGAAACCAAGTTTTGTTTTTTGTATCActttacttgattgcattggcTCAAGGATATAAACCATGTGTTCAAGCTTTTGGAGCTGATCAATTCATTGAAAAAGATCAGGAAAAGGGCAAAGCCAAGAGCTCGTTTTTCAATTGGTGGATTTGTGGCATATGTATTGGTTCTATAGCAGCACATTTGATCTTGCACTATATTCAGGATAACATAAATTGGGCAATTGGTTTTGGGATTCCATGTCTTGCTATGGTTCTCGGGCTGATTCTGTTTCTACTTGGAAATAGAACTTACTTTTTTGCTGTTAAAAGAGGTGATGAAGAGAGCTATCATGGGAGGATAAATTGGGGCAGAGAAGAAGTGGATGATGCCTTGCACAATGGACCACTAGCATCAAGCAGTCAAGGACAGTGCAAAGAATATTTGTTGTTGAAAACTCCACAAAGATCTCAAGGCTACAG GCTTCTGAAGGATATATTGCCTGCAGCAGATGATTTTTCAACTGATAACATTGGACACTCTAGCAAAAGGAAAGAGCGAAAGAATGTTATAACGCTGCTACCTGTATGGATCACTTGTTTAACATATACAATTGCATATGCTCAAGCCTCGACAATATTTCTCAAGCAAGCAACAACCTTGGACAGATCAATAGGGACAAATTTTAATATTCCAGCTGCCACACTTAAGACTTTCATCCCCCTCACCGTAATGTTCTGCATTCCAATATATGACAAAATTTTCGTCCCAGTTGCCAGAGCGATTACAAAATACCCCACTGGTATAACAATGCTGCAAAGAATAGGAGCTGGGATGGGCATATCAGTTATTACATTGGTTGTTGCAGCTCTAGTCGAAATGAAAAGACTCAAAACTGCTGAAGATTATGGTTTAGTAGACATTCCCAATGCAACACTTCCTATGAGCTTCTGGTGGTTGGTTCCTCAATACATACTCTTCGGATTTGCAGATGTGTTCATTCAGGTAGGGATGCAGGAGTTTTTCTATGATCAGGTTCCTATTGAATTAAGAAGTGTAGGCCTATCATTTCACTTTGGCGCCTTGGGAATAGGGAACTTCTTGAGTAGTTTTCTGGTCTCAATGATTGACAAAGCTACAAGTCAATCGGGTAGAGTGAGTTGGTTCTCAGACAACTTAAATCATGCACATATTGATTACTTCTATTGGCTACTTGCTGGAATAGGTGCTGTGGGTTTAATCATTTTTGTCTATATATCAAGATTTTACAGCTATGTGGGGCAAAATGATGACTAA